The Roseofilum casamattae BLCC-M143 genome window below encodes:
- a CDS encoding helix-turn-helix domain-containing protein, whose product MPAKRYIVSLTEEERQELEKLTKTGKAAARKINHARILLKADINQSGGGWKDSEIASALDVSIRTIERVRQRWMEEGLEKAINPRPHPESKLKKID is encoded by the coding sequence ATGCCAGCCAAACGATATATAGTGTCTCTGACAGAGGAAGAACGGCAAGAGTTAGAAAAACTGACGAAAACCGGAAAAGCAGCAGCCCGAAAAATTAATCATGCACGAATATTACTGAAAGCAGATATAAATCAATCGGGAGGAGGATGGAAAGATAGTGAAATCGCGTCAGCTTTAGATGTGAGTATAAGAACGATTGAAAGAGTGCGACAAAGATGGATGGAAGAAGGTTTAGAAAAAGCCATCAATCCCCGGCCTCACCCAGAATCAAAACTAAAAAAAATAGAT